One Stigmatella aurantiaca genomic region harbors:
- a CDS encoding peptide chain release factor 3 codes for MASELQQEVARRRTFAIISHPDAGKTTLTEKLLLYGGAIHLAGSVKAKRARRHATSDWMELEKERGISVTSSVLQFVYRDHAVNLLDTPGHQDFSEDTYRTLAAADAAVMLIDAAKGVEPQTKKLFKVCRMRGIPIFTFVNKLDRYGRAPLDLMDELEQVLGIRSYPMNWPIGMGPEFRGVYDRRANVVHVFSAEGNHGEKEVTERSVPLDSEELRSILTEQEMAQLREDIELLDVGGDEFTREKSDQGQLTPMFFGSAMTNFGVRPFLDAFLELAPPPTARPTKDGPREPSCPKFAGFVFKIQANMDPAHRDRIAFMRVVSGRYVKGMSAHHSRLGKEVRLAKPSQFLAAERTAIEDAWPGDVIGLFDPGQYRIGDSLAEDPGVVFDTVPRFSPEYFAVVRSKDPLRRKQMEKGLEQLSEEGTVQIFQQLQMGMKDPIVGVVGALQFEVLQYRLEHEYGAKIALDRLPFSHARWVVGANFDPKSFDWEGNRQTVQDRDGLPLVLFRDDWALQHAEQKHPELKFLNEAPQLHTLAQASGA; via the coding sequence ATGGCATCCGAGCTTCAGCAGGAGGTCGCCCGCCGGCGCACCTTCGCGATCATCTCCCACCCCGACGCGGGCAAGACCACCCTCACCGAGAAGCTGCTGCTCTACGGCGGGGCGATTCACCTGGCCGGCAGCGTGAAGGCCAAGCGGGCCCGCCGTCACGCCACCAGTGACTGGATGGAGCTGGAGAAGGAGCGCGGCATCTCCGTCACCTCCTCGGTGCTCCAGTTCGTCTACAGGGACCATGCGGTGAACCTGCTGGACACCCCGGGCCACCAGGACTTCTCCGAGGACACCTACCGCACGCTGGCCGCGGCGGACGCGGCGGTGATGCTCATCGACGCGGCCAAGGGCGTCGAGCCGCAGACCAAGAAGCTCTTCAAGGTCTGCCGCATGCGCGGCATCCCCATCTTCACCTTCGTCAACAAGCTGGACCGGTACGGCCGCGCGCCGCTGGACCTGATGGACGAGCTGGAGCAGGTGCTCGGCATCCGCTCGTACCCCATGAACTGGCCCATCGGCATGGGGCCGGAGTTCCGTGGGGTGTACGACCGGCGGGCCAACGTGGTCCACGTCTTCAGCGCCGAGGGCAACCACGGCGAGAAGGAGGTGACCGAGCGCTCCGTTCCCCTGGACTCGGAGGAGCTTCGCTCCATCCTCACCGAGCAGGAGATGGCCCAGCTGCGCGAGGACATCGAGCTGCTGGACGTGGGCGGGGACGAGTTCACCCGGGAGAAGAGCGACCAGGGGCAGCTGACGCCCATGTTCTTCGGCTCGGCGATGACCAACTTCGGCGTGCGCCCCTTCCTGGATGCGTTCCTGGAGCTGGCCCCGCCGCCCACCGCGCGCCCGACCAAGGATGGCCCCCGGGAGCCGTCCTGCCCGAAGTTCGCCGGCTTCGTCTTCAAGATTCAGGCGAACATGGACCCGGCGCACCGCGACCGCATCGCCTTCATGCGCGTGGTGTCCGGCCGCTACGTCAAGGGCATGAGCGCGCACCACTCGCGCCTGGGCAAGGAGGTGCGCCTGGCCAAGCCCAGCCAGTTCCTCGCCGCCGAGCGCACCGCCATCGAGGATGCGTGGCCCGGGGACGTGATTGGCCTGTTTGATCCCGGGCAGTACCGCATCGGCGACTCGCTCGCGGAGGACCCTGGCGTCGTGTTCGACACGGTGCCGCGCTTCAGCCCGGAGTACTTCGCCGTGGTGCGAAGCAAGGACCCGCTGCGCCGCAAGCAGATGGAGAAGGGGCTGGAGCAGCTCTCGGAAGAGGGCACCGTGCAGATTTTCCAGCAGCTCCAGATGGGCATGAAGGACCCCATCGTGGGCGTGGTGGGCGCGCTCCAGTTCGAGGTGCTCCAGTACCGGCTCGAGCACGAGTACGGCGCCAAGATTGCCCTGGACCGGTTGCCCTTCAGCCACGCGCGCTGGGTGGTGGGGGCGAACTTCGATCCCAAGTCGTTCGACTGGGAGGGCAACCGGCAGACGGTGCAGGACCGGGATGGGCTGCCGCTGGTGCTCTTCCGCGACGACTGGGCGCTCCAGCACGCCGAGCAGAAGCACCCGGAGCTGAAGTTCCTCAACGAGGCGCCCCAGCTCCACACCCTCGCCCAGGCCTCCGGGGCCTGA
- a CDS encoding carboxypeptidase M32: MDRTFPSLLARMQELKDLGGVIGLATWDQETFLPAKAEGARAHQLSTLQGLYHERLVDPRLGEALAWAAGQKTLDADQQAMVRVLTHERDRAVRVPQALVKALAEAQSHGLAAWRQARKEKRFALFQPALERMLALRREQADAYGHDGERYDALLEGYEPGMRVSRLTPVLTALRDALIPMVATLAAAPRKVENLLEGRRFDTEAQWRFTLKLLAAVGFDLEAGRQDRSIHPFTGGTHPQDVRLTTRLDETNPLSAFFSTIHEAGHGLYEQGFDEAHYRTPLAAAPSMGLHESQSRLWENVVGRSRAFWEHFFPPLAQAFPEALAGVGLEGFLAAANRVSPSLIRTEADEVTYNLHIVLRYELELLLIHDELPLSEVPAAWNERMQRYLGVTPPDDAQGVLQDIHWAWGELGYFPTYALGNLYSASLFRAAERALPDLNAQLRRGELLPLREWLRVHVHRQGYRLPAEALIQQVTGRGLTDTDFLAYLREKYGALYGVKL; encoded by the coding sequence ATGGACCGAACCTTTCCCTCTCTGCTCGCCCGGATGCAGGAACTCAAGGATCTGGGCGGCGTCATCGGCCTGGCCACCTGGGACCAGGAGACGTTCCTGCCCGCCAAGGCCGAGGGTGCCCGGGCCCACCAGCTCTCCACCCTCCAGGGGCTCTACCACGAGCGGCTCGTGGACCCGCGCCTGGGCGAGGCGCTCGCCTGGGCCGCCGGACAGAAGACGCTCGATGCGGACCAGCAGGCCATGGTGCGGGTGCTCACCCACGAGCGCGACCGCGCCGTGCGCGTGCCTCAGGCCCTGGTGAAGGCCCTGGCCGAGGCGCAGAGCCATGGCCTCGCCGCCTGGCGCCAGGCGCGCAAGGAGAAGCGCTTCGCCCTGTTCCAGCCCGCCCTGGAGCGGATGCTGGCCCTGCGCCGCGAGCAGGCCGATGCCTATGGCCATGACGGCGAGCGGTACGACGCGCTCCTCGAGGGCTATGAGCCCGGCATGCGCGTCTCCCGCCTCACGCCCGTGCTCACCGCCCTGCGCGACGCGCTCATTCCCATGGTGGCCACCCTCGCCGCCGCCCCCCGGAAGGTGGAGAACCTCCTGGAGGGCCGGCGCTTCGACACGGAGGCCCAGTGGCGTTTCACCCTCAAGCTGCTGGCGGCGGTGGGCTTCGACCTGGAGGCGGGACGCCAGGACCGCAGCATCCACCCCTTCACTGGCGGCACCCACCCCCAGGACGTGCGGCTCACCACCCGGCTGGATGAGACGAACCCGCTGAGCGCCTTCTTCAGCACCATCCACGAGGCGGGCCACGGCCTGTACGAGCAGGGCTTCGACGAGGCCCACTACCGCACGCCGCTTGCCGCCGCGCCCTCCATGGGCCTGCACGAGTCCCAGTCCCGCCTCTGGGAGAACGTGGTGGGCCGCAGCCGCGCCTTCTGGGAGCACTTCTTCCCCCCCCTTGCGCAGGCCTTCCCGGAGGCGCTCGCGGGGGTGGGGCTGGAGGGCTTCCTCGCCGCCGCCAACCGGGTGAGCCCCTCGCTCATCCGCACCGAGGCGGACGAGGTGACGTACAACCTGCACATCGTCCTGCGCTACGAGCTGGAGCTGCTGCTCATCCACGATGAGCTGCCGCTGTCCGAGGTGCCTGCCGCGTGGAACGAGCGCATGCAGCGCTACCTGGGCGTCACCCCGCCCGATGACGCCCAGGGCGTCCTCCAGGACATCCACTGGGCCTGGGGCGAGTTGGGCTACTTCCCCACCTATGCCCTGGGCAACCTCTACTCGGCCTCGCTCTTCCGGGCCGCCGAGCGGGCGCTGCCGGACCTCAACGCCCAGCTCCGGCGCGGCGAGCTGCTGCCGCTGCGCGAGTGGCTGCGCGTCCACGTCCACCGCCAGGGCTACCGGCTGCCCGCCGAGGCCCTCATCCAGCAGGTGACGGGGCGTGGCCTCACGGACACCGACTTCCTCGCCTACCTCCGGGAGAAGTACGGCGCGCTGTACGGGGTGAAGCTGTAG